The Acidobacteriota bacterium genome includes a window with the following:
- the tsf gene encoding translation elongation factor Ts, whose product MSTTMANINATQVKELREKTGAPMMDCKNALTESKGDVEQAVVLLRKKGIATAAKKAARVTSEGTVGHYIHAGGKIGVLVEVNCESDFVARTDDFQTLVKDIAMHIAAADPKYVRKEDVTAADFDREKDIYRAQAAATGKPANVVEKIVEGKMAKFYEEVCLYEQPFIKEQT is encoded by the coding sequence ATGAGCACTACTATGGCCAATATCAATGCCACGCAAGTGAAGGAGCTCCGCGAGAAGACGGGCGCTCCCATGATGGATTGCAAGAACGCGCTTACCGAGTCGAAGGGTGACGTGGAGCAGGCGGTGGTGTTGCTGCGCAAGAAGGGCATCGCGACGGCGGCGAAGAAGGCCGCGCGCGTGACCAGCGAAGGCACGGTGGGACACTACATCCATGCCGGCGGCAAGATCGGCGTGCTGGTCGAGGTCAACTGCGAGAGCGATTTCGTCGCCCGCACCGACGACTTCCAGACGCTGGTGAAAGACATCGCCATGCACATCGCCGCGGCCGATCCGAAGTACGTCCGCAAAGAAGACGTGACGGCGGCAGACTTCGATCGCGAGAAGGACATCTATCGGGCGCAGGCGGCCGCGACCGGCAAGCCGGCGAACGTGGTGGAGAAGATCGTCGAAGGCAAGATGGCCAAGTTCTATGAGGAGGTCTGCCTCTACGAGCAGCCCTTCATCAAGGAGCAGACC